One segment of Desulfosudis oleivorans Hxd3 DNA contains the following:
- the atpA gene encoding F0F1 ATP synthase subunit alpha, which yields MEIRAEEISQIIKEQIRGFDKKVELSETGVVLSVGDGIARVYGLEKVMTMELVEFPGGILGLVLNLEEDNVGVAIMGEDTNIKEGDIVKRTGRIAQVPVGEAVLGRVVDTTGAPIDGKGPINASETRRIEVVAPGVIARKSVHEPCYTGLKAVDAMTPVGRGQRELIIGDRQIGKTAVAIDAILAQKDTDVYCIYVACGQKKSSVAQVAAILEKHGAMEYTTIVAACASDPASLQYLAPYAGCSMGEYFRDNGKHALIIYDDLSKQAAAYRQVSLLLRRPPGREAYPGDIFYNHSRLLERAAKLNDELGAGSLTALPIIETQAGDVSAFIPTNVISITDGQIYLEPNLFFAGIRPAINVGLSVSRVGGAAQVKAMKQVAGTLRLDMAQFRELEAFAAFGSDLDAATQRQLTRGARLVEILKQPQYKPLSMEKQVTILFAGTNGHLDELPLDAIAAYEAGLYTFIETKYPQVFADLKEKQAFTDEIKQTLTKALGEYGQEFKDTIK from the coding sequence ATGGAAATACGAGCCGAAGAGATCAGTCAGATTATCAAAGAGCAGATTAGGGGTTTCGACAAAAAGGTCGAATTGAGCGAAACAGGCGTCGTCCTCTCTGTTGGTGACGGTATCGCCCGGGTGTATGGCCTGGAAAAGGTCATGACCATGGAGCTGGTCGAGTTTCCCGGCGGCATTCTGGGGCTGGTGCTCAACCTTGAAGAGGACAACGTGGGCGTGGCCATCATGGGCGAAGATACCAACATCAAGGAGGGCGATATCGTCAAGCGGACCGGGCGCATCGCCCAGGTGCCCGTTGGCGAGGCCGTTCTGGGCCGCGTGGTGGATACCACCGGCGCGCCCATTGACGGCAAGGGCCCCATCAACGCCAGTGAAACCCGGCGCATCGAAGTGGTGGCGCCCGGCGTTATCGCCAGAAAGAGCGTGCACGAGCCGTGCTACACCGGCCTGAAGGCCGTTGACGCCATGACCCCGGTGGGCCGTGGCCAGCGCGAGCTGATCATCGGCGACCGCCAGATCGGCAAGACCGCCGTGGCCATCGACGCCATTCTGGCCCAGAAGGACACGGACGTTTACTGCATCTACGTTGCCTGCGGCCAGAAGAAATCTTCGGTGGCCCAGGTGGCGGCCATCCTGGAAAAGCACGGCGCCATGGAGTACACCACCATCGTTGCCGCCTGCGCTTCCGATCCCGCCTCCCTTCAGTATCTGGCCCCTTATGCCGGATGCTCCATGGGCGAGTATTTCCGGGACAACGGCAAGCACGCCCTGATCATTTACGACGACCTTTCCAAGCAGGCCGCCGCCTACCGTCAGGTCTCCCTGCTCCTGCGCCGCCCGCCGGGACGTGAAGCCTATCCGGGCGACATTTTTTACAACCACTCCCGTCTGCTGGAGCGGGCCGCCAAGCTGAACGACGAGCTGGGCGCCGGTTCCCTCACGGCCCTTCCCATTATTGAGACCCAGGCCGGTGACGTGTCGGCCTTTATTCCCACCAACGTTATTTCCATTACCGACGGGCAGATCTACCTGGAACCGAACCTGTTCTTCGCCGGTATCCGTCCGGCCATCAACGTGGGTCTTTCAGTCTCCCGCGTCGGCGGCGCGGCTCAGGTCAAGGCCATGAAGCAGGTGGCCGGTACCCTGCGCCTGGACATGGCCCAGTTCCGCGAACTGGAAGCGTTTGCCGCCTTCGGCAGCGACCTGGACGCCGCCACCCAGCGGCAGCTGACCCGCGGCGCCCGGCTGGTGGAAATTCTCAAGCAGCCCCAGTATAAGCCCCTGTCCATGGAAAAGCAGGTCACCATTCTTTTTGCCGGCACCAACGGGCACCTGGACGAACTGCCCCTGGATGCCATTGCCGCTTATGAAGCCGGTCTTTATACCTTTATCGAGACCAAATACCCGCAGGTTTTTGCCGACCTGAAGGAGAAGCAGGCCTTTACGGATGAGATCAAACAGACCCTGACAAAAGCACTGGGTGAATACGGACAGGAGTTCAAGGACACGATCAAATAA